A portion of the Lolium rigidum isolate FL_2022 chromosome 1, APGP_CSIRO_Lrig_0.1, whole genome shotgun sequence genome contains these proteins:
- the LOC124657576 gene encoding transcription factor RLM1-like, translated as MPRRERRLGVSYITNDKERDVTFFKRRFGLFKGATDLSVVTGARVAVILETDRGKIHSFGTPSAKPIVDAFLSGAPPAAPFLDEAKASKIALLQSKVAQLDMKSAMEDKRNKLSIQRMKEIQDENPGMEANLIFSKEEDLCLEDLNKLFNELSRAHEDITSRLPPLHHGLDAKNGGLSMKRNMLPPRGQSLDHMHTTPPSVAQYSWSHHLSDHQLPSVPLTSACTQTFAPVLPMEVTQAHNSKPPASEPRYASILHPIPDMLHELFTPQDLHLQNYPSQCNTVQQPENYVGPKSTPQHNLDSYPQLANSGVNEVFGNTFGYNPWGYPMVDPVYNNGFPWMDSSLGYNGANLDQSSIGNGGWGYAPP; from the coding sequence ATGCCGAGGAGGGAAAGAAGGTTGGGTGTCTCATATATCACTAATGACAAAGAGCGTGATGTCACCTTCTTTAAGAGGCGGTTTGGTTTGTTCAAAGGTGCCACCGACCTCTCCGTCGTCACTGGCGCTAGGGTTGCTGTCATCTTGGAGACGGATAGAGGAAAAATACACTCATTTGGTACGCCATCTGCTAAGCCCATTGTTGATGCTTTTTTGTCAGGAGCTCCACCAGCAGCTCCATTTCTTGATGAGGCAAAAGCTTCTAAGATTGCATTACTGCAATCTAAGGTGgctcagctggacatgaagagtgCGATGGAGGATAAGAGAAACAAACTATCCATCCAACGTATGAAGGAGATCCAAGATGAGAATCCAGGGATGGAGGCAAACCTTATCTTCTCAAAGGAAGAAGATCTCTGTCTAGAAGATCTTAACAAGCTCTTCAATGAACTATCAAGGGCCCATGAGGACATTACAAGCCGACTACCTCCATTGCATCATGGCCTCGATGCAAAAAATGGTGGCCTGAGCATGAAAAGGAACATGCTACCACCAAGAGGCCAATCACTGGATCACATGCACACTACTCCCCCGTCAGTGGCGCAGTATTCATGGTCTCACCACCTTTCGGATCATCAGTTGCCTTCGGTTCCACTAACGTCAGCATGCACACAAACTTTCGCACCAGTTCTTCCTATGGAGGTAACACAAGCTCATAATTCTAAACCACCAGCTTCGGAACCGCGGTATGCTTCCATACTGCATCCAATCCCTGATATGTTACATGAGTTGTTTACACCCCAAGACCTACATCTTCAAAATTATCCAAGTCAATGCAACACAGTGCAGCAACCAGAAAACTATGTTGGCCCTAAGTCAACCCCCCAGCACAATTTGGATTCCTACCCACAGTTAGCCAACTCTGGTGTCAATGAAGTCTTTGGTAACACATTTGGGTACAACCCATGGGGCTATCCTATGGTAGATCCAGTATACAACAATGGATTCCCATGGATGGATTCTTCCTTGGGATATAATGGTGCCAATTTAGATCAATCTTCCATTGGAAATGGTGGATGGGGCTATGCACCGCCATAA